CACCCTCCAGTTCAGACTTGCAATGAGCGGACTGAAGTCTCCTGTGCTGCTGGGGCTGGTGCTCTTAATGCTGTCAGCAGGTTATTGCAAAGAGAGAACTGACTCCATAGACCTAAAAGACAGGCAAAGCCTCTTCAATCTCATCGTGGAGATTATTCAGGAACTGAAAAGGCACCACATGGAAGAGGACAACGGGGTGCAATACTTCTCCAACCACGATTATACTTTAGACCGAAGAGAAGTAGCTGATTATGGAGAGTACCAGGACGAGCAGAGAGCTGGTAAGTCTGCTCCTTTCCTTTCCGGGCAACTGCTCTCCTTGAAGGGGAAATCAGGCATCACTATACTAGTTCTTATAGGAAGTGCTAACCCCTCAGGAGATCTGCAGACTTGCTTCAAAAATACAGAGGATTCCTACACAAGAAACTGGCTTTGAAAATCACAGAGTAGAATTCCATTCTCACCTCAGTTTAATGTACTTCAGAAATGCATTAAGTTCAAAGCCAGACCTGCATGAGCTTTGGCTTTATACACtctatatttataaagaaaaatagtGAGATGGACTGGGATAAAAAAATCAGGGATGAAAAGGCCTGCTTGccctaggtcatctagtccaagggCCTGGAGTCTTGTGGATTATACAGTTTTAAACATCCCTGGACTTGACCTTCTTGCCATCCCCCtggggagactattccacaaccTAACAGATCTCACACCTGCAAGTTTTTCCTGCTAGGCAGCCTCATTCCCCTTTTTGATAACCTTATTCATCCCTTTAGCGTTTTGGTGCTTGCACCTTTCAAATATTTGTCAATTTCATCATTTGTCCCTCACCAACAGAGTCAACCCATGCAAATTTTAATTCGTTCCCTCTAAATCAGTCCCTACATCATTCTAATAATTTGAGTTGCTTTTCTCCTAGTTCTCTCCAGTCAATATTGTTTCTGGTAATAAGGTTTTTTCAGAATGGTATGTAATATCCCAGATGCAGTCACATCAGACTGATGTAGAGAAGGCATGGTTATACTGTATGCCAGTTTCATGATGTCCTGCTTCTATGCATGCAGCTCAAAATTGAATTGGTCTTTCTTGCTTCCCTATTGCACTGTAAATTCATGTCTCGTTTGCTGTTCACCATCTTTCCTAAACAGAATTACTGCCTCTCAATTTTCCCCTTCCCTTGAGTATCTAGGTTTGGGATTATTTTTCACTAGATATGTCAGTTTACACTTTCCCGAGCTGGAtctcattttgttattttctaCCCATCTCTTTTGATCTCTCTAGACCCTTGTGTATCTTTTCTTTGTACTCAATGGTGTTCACAACTGCTCCTAATTTGGTGTCATGACTGTCAttaaaatgtgattttagtcTCTTAGCTAGATCATTAGTGaagatattaaataaaacaaCCTAACAGTTCCCCATAAACTAAGTACAATAAGAACATGTTCCTTTTTCTTAATATATGGTACAAGCTTAATGGGCCAGAGTAACCAACTACTCTGTACAACTGTAGCAaagcaaagcagctgtaaacccagTTTAACAAGGAGGTTAAGCAGAGTTTATGGCTGTCCTGCATAAGCAAATCAGTTTAAAACATCTGGCGTGTACTGGTGAATATGGCTCAATGAGAAAAccacttcagaaacagactagCTGGTACCAGTGTCattgactcctgaaagggatgttttattattattgttattataatgGAATTTATTCCCAGCAAAGCTGCTGCCACTGAAAAGAAACTATTGCTTAGAGCCCTCCTTTATTTCAGTCTTAGCATCACTTTCCCAGCACGTCTGTCCCATGGGAAACTTCTGAGAGAAGCATGTAAGCTTTTAATGCTCGTCATGACACAATTAGGTCAAATATGATATGGTCAATTTTACTCAGACTGACTAAAGTTAGAAGTAAATGAAGAATGACTTTTGAGAAATGTCTAAGCTCACCAGTGAATCAGAGCTGGGTGGAAATGTTCTCTGCTTTAAATGTGATAAGAGGTGCCAGGGGAATGAAAAGGCTATTTAGGCATTTATGGTCAAATAAATAAAGTACAGTATCATATGTAATCAACACTTAGCTGTCGGCATAGAGTTAGTAACTGAAAGCAATCAAAGATAACTGTAAATCAACAGGACACAAACAAGAGTTGATGCTAACATGGATTTCAGTAAACCAGTTTCATTTTGGCATCTGCTGAACACAAAATGCAGTGAAGCAAACCACAAGAGTGGGGAAAAGTAATTTGTTTTTATATTCCTGTGAATTTTATTTAATGCTAGAGATAAAACAAGGACTAAATCTCATGTTCACAATAGCTATTTCAGATAGTGCTTGTCAACACTTGCCTGTGTGACAAAACAGTGCAGGTGCTTGTAGGAGAATGTTGCATAGACAACCACAGAGTAGCCCAGAGACCATTCCTTGGTGTGTCTTTGAACCTTTACCCCTGGTAGAGTCTGCACAGTTTCTAAACACTAGTGACCTTAAAGTGATACACCTAGATAAGGAGTAGCCAAAATGTGGCCCACAGAGCCCTACAATGTGACTCGTGATTACTCTCATTTTTAATGTGATTGTGGGGCTGCTGGACACTATTGGTCCCAGCATTGCAATGCTCTACATTCTTTTTAGCAGTCTCTCTATATGAAAGATAAAGGCAGCTACAACTTGTTCCACTTTATGACTCTCAATCTCCTAGTAAACAGTTATTTTGAGTCTCAGCTGAGCAAAATTTTGGCACCTCCTGTGGTAGCCCTACCATCCTTGACAAACACATTTGCAGTGGAGTATAATGAatacttttttcccccaacagaAATAGTTCCTAGAGATTTGAGGATGaaagacaagtttttaaagcatTTAACAGGTAAATTTAAATTTTGCATTGTATCCATTATTTCATACACATACCACCTAAGCCCCATTCCCCTTCTGCTAAGCCTTTTGTGCTGTATTGACTCATGACTTGTTCTTTTTCTGTATTTCAGGTCCTCTCTATTTTAGTCCAAAATGCAGTAAACACTTTCATCGGCTTTATCACAATACAAGAGACTGCACCATCCCAGCTTGTAAGTGCCATAAACCAAAGCtaacttttttaaaacagaaagctATTGATTGGGGTGGCTACAGGAGATAATAGTGGTAATACTGTGCAACTGTACAGTGCCTTTCAATTAAAGGGTTCAGAGTGCTTTATAGATATTAATAGATCTTCACCTCCTGCCCGTGAGGTAAGTATTATTGAGGCACAGAATTTCCAGTGGATATACTGTGTAAAATGATTGTTAAAACTGCTTTCTAGGATTCCAGGTTTATTGTCTCTTCATGTCTCCAAATCAAGTGCACTCAATTtaccagaaaaaaattaattgctagTGCTGCAAACTTAATCTGGGATCTGAAAGCCAAATGGGGCTACTTCCTTTTCATGCATCATCACTTATAACACATACGCTACAGACAAATTATGGCATGTTACATTTTGGCAACTTCATGGGCGTCCAATTATGTCCTCAATGGCACCTTTGAAACCCTCTTTCCTTCAGCAGGTTAGAAAGGTGTACTGTACTGGAAGTTAATAAACAAATCAACTGATGGATAGGAATGAACAAATATCTCAGCTGTGTTGACAGTGCAGTGCAAAAAGGACTACAGATGAGCAGGAATTATTTTTTTGTCACAGCAGATTCTGAATACAAACTGGGAGCAGACCTGTAAGAAGAAGCTATTTTTCCAAAGCCTTTTTCAGAAAAGAGGCACACTTTAACGTATATGTCCATGGTCACCTAGTGGGTCAGTTGaggagctggaaatagaaccaagACTTCCTGACTCAAAGTTCCATGCTTTaggaaggttttttcccccatttgtAACAATCTGAACATTTAAATATTACATATATTAAGAAGTGTGAGCCTTCTTCCCATTTAAAATATGGATAATCTAGTAGTATATTTGAAAGAAGATGATGGTCTCCACCTAATTTCTAGTGGAACAGATCACAAAAATCAACATCATATTCAGCACTAATTGGAACATTCAGCAGTGAAGCCAAGGACCAAATGGGCTTAAAGACTGAATTAGCTCTTTCCCCACAGATGCTTCATATTGGTGGGAAAAAGCGGAGAGTTGGCACTGGTGGTGTTTGTACTCAACCTGTCTTATGAGTAGAGGGCTCTAGGGCTgacaatctggcacctttcacaagcacaagACTTACTTAAACATTAGTGAAATAATAACCAACAGTATAATGGATAATCAACCATAGATGTCACTTTATCAATATGTCTTTCAGAGAACTTCTCATGGAATCTTGAAATATGTACGCTGcttttattttcagtgtataATAGCCTTAGCTTGGTTTAGGTGGTAATGTGAGTACTGTACCGCTTTTATAATTCTGATTTCTGGTTACAGCTACCTACTATTATAAAGACAAATGAAACAAGAAAATAAAGCACCTGTGGTTTGCTGCCTCAGAGAGGGAAAAGACCTATCCCACTGCCAGTACAAGAGTATTTCCTCcagtacattttctagtgctttttgCGGTTTGGTAGTAGgatagatttttaaggtcaggttttaTATATCAAGAACTACTGACACTTGAACTGTAACCCAGGCTGCTAGCTCTAGGACTGCAGGAGGTCTTTAactgagcatgtgagcaatcTTTGAATAATTCCTTTTCCATCTGCACTGCACACAGATTGCACTGTACACAAAACAGATCACTTGACTGAACTTTGTAGGTATGAACCATTTTCAACCGTGACTGCTTCAGTTTTACTCATTACACCACCACCACTCATTATCTGTGTAACAAGACTATGCAAAGATCTAAAGAATATAGTGCAGGGAACCATCCTATCCTGCCAGAGGAAACATAAGATGTAACtagtcttttttttaattctatgaACTCAAAGATATTTAGACCCCTAACTTCATTTCAATAAGAGTTagatacctttgaagatctgagcCTCCAAGACTCTAGTGCTCTGTTCTTCAATTGTTCTAGGACAATGGAGGTCTGCACTATTATTTATCTTGGTATTATTAGTTCACAGAGAGCCGCATTTCAATGATGAGACAGTGCCACTTCAGGCACCTAATTTGCACAATCAGATGCCATGATTGCAGCTTCAGATCCAAAACTTGTGCACACCATAGCTAGTTAGATGTATAACTGGCCATATATTCATACAAACAGGCTGTCTGCATGCACAATTGTGATGTTTGTGCACAGAACCAAAGAATTTGCAAAGAAAATGCAcagaaattaggcacctaatatTTGAATGATAATTCTTATGTATATGGGGCCAATGTCTGCCCTGTTATAAcctaagtctttaaatcaaagtACTGATTAAAGTTAATTATGATAGTTTGCACAGCACCtctatcaattttattttttgaaaccAAAATCTGTGATTTTAGCAGTGTCATTAAGTTATTGTATTTATGATCTTTTTCATGGCAGACTATAAAAGATGTGCCAGGCTTCTTACTCGGTTGGCAGTAAGTCCAATGTGCATGGAAGGATAAGGTAAGCTTTTTGATAGAGGTAATAACATTCTACTGCATAGCAAAGCTGTGGATTTTTGCATTGTGGACATAAAAAATTCATGAGTGTAAAAACAATCTTCCTTTGGCTAAGGTATTCCCTTTTCAGAGCACTTGACATAACTATCTTAATCTGGGAAAATACTGGCCATAAATAAAGGGTACCCCCTACTGGAAGGCATTATAAAGACCCATAGACATCAGCTGTGAATTATTCATAGCAGTATGCAGTTAGCAGATAGTGAATTTGCTTTTATAGAACAAAACACAGCAGCCATAGCTGATTTTTTTCAAGTTGACTCAGTGTACAATTGTGTTTATTGGCACTGGCTGCCCTTTCACATCCACAGGTTTAAATTTATTGGGtacattttaatatatacataACTATACATATGTAAGTTTTTTAAACATAGATGTCATTGGTATTTCTAGAATAATTGTTGTCATGTACCCCCAATTTGTATGTTACTCAGATTTCTTTGGATTTCCATTATGTTCAACTTCTGCTCCAAGGGATTATTTTTCCTTGATGCACCTGCTTAACTCTTTTTAGAGAGAATGGGAATTTCAGTGCACACAAAAGGAAGAATGTCCTCCCAAAATATCTATACCTCTAGGAGTTGACATCTTGCACACTAGTCCATGTCCTGTCCCCCGTCAGCTGAGACAAAAATACAGTTGTATGTGATTTATTTATatgagcatttttaatttttaataaattctaTATTTTAGTTTTCCCTGGATATTTAAGTAATATATAAAGTCACTAAATGAAGGTTGCAGGTCAGAATTATGACTTCAAATTAAGCCCAAGTCTTTTCTCATgtttcttgtctctctcactttcttcCCTATTTTTCTGTTCATACAAGACATAGCTTTACCAGTagaccaaaccagccacaaattAGATCTGTAGGTTCCTGAGGTACTATAGCTGTAGAAGTGCTCCCTTTTCTGAAAACTTCATTTACCCTTAGTAATGCAGTCGTGGAGGCAACTCCATGATCCAGATCTTGCCTGGATAAGGGTGAAATCACAGAACTTATTGCATATGGCACTTAGACTTGTGAGACTGATGTTGGGTATGTGAGGTAAATTCCTTGTTCTAGGTAAGGGAACTCTGCAGTTCCAAGATAGTGAATTGTGCAATTCAGGGAGCAAGTTGGCACCTATTATCCATACATTCTACTGCAAAACAGATGGAATGGTACTGCTACAAATACCTGCCAGTAAGCATAGATGGGGGAGCACATCCTAAAATGCAttgtttcttttccccttttcctgAAAGTCTCTCTGCATCAACACCTCCCATTGGCATTTTATGAGTTTTCTGGGTGAGAAGGGACAAGGGGCAGCTTCTTTCAGGGGCACCTGTCCACTCAAACTTGGAGAGTTTCTATTAGAAAATCCATAATGCCAGGGGCTCATACTCTCCTGAGAATGGGTCATAAGGCACAACCTCTGCTGGGTTGTCACTGATCACTCAAAAATTATGCTGCTATTTGCTTTAGTGGGAAGAAGGACTGAGTGTCATCACAGGTctcaagattcatagatttcactACCAAACTTGGAAGATCGATAGAGGACCTTTCTTCCTGTCACTTCACAAACTCTTCCCCATAGAGAATGCATTGAGACTGCTGCACAGTTCAACTTTTCCATGTAAGATATCTCCTCCTGTGGAAAAGCATGGTGGGGCTGTCATCATGTCCCATCACCTCCACAGAAGGAGTTCTGAGGAAAATAGTTCTTTTGCTCCTTTACACAAGTCAGTCAAACCCATCTCTGTGCAGGCTCTGGATAATTTCTGCTGGACCCAGCCCTCTGGGTGCTTTTAAGAGATATTCAAAATTTTGCAACATAATGCCAGTTTAGTACATATAGGTACCAAACTGTAAAACCCATATCATATACTTAATAAGATAATTAAGCTTATAATCAATCTCTAATGAATAAACAGCTTATATACAAGATAACAGAAAGTAAACACTTCTTGCTTTTGCTGTCATCTTAGTAGCTACTAGTAAATCAAGAGTTAAGACAAACATTGAACATCAGGAACAAAGTTTTGCTTTGTTCTACCACTCTAAAGCAGTTACTTATgtggaattattccagatttacatgaGTTTAAAAGAGAGCGGAATTAGGCTCTAAATTCATAGTAGTTATAATGATGATTGATCTTTGGAATATTTTGCCACATTGAGATGTTTCACGTATGCTCATTTTCCCCTCACAATTTATAGTctaaactctccccccccccgccacttatTTTATACTGCACCCTAAATCGAAGACAAAATTCATCGATGCATTCTTAATAAAAGTGCACAGTGATACATGGCTGCCTTTCCTCATTCATTATTGCCATGCTAACTTAAGTAGTGGTGTATAGGCAGTGATCACATATTTGGAAACTAATAAACCATACACTTTGAGGGCCCtttctagcaaagcacttaagcatgtgcttaactttcaaCTCATGctcaatgctttcctgaattagggccAGAGGATAAGAGGTCAAACTATGAAAATTCAGGAGAACTCTGACATCTACAATATATTTTTCTTCAATTTTAAAGAGGCTCTGTTATTCTCAGTGGTGGGGAGTAGTTGTCTGCATGCACTCACATCCCTCTATGGATAATGAATACACCTTTTTATTCCACAAGTTTAATATGACCGCATTGTTCTGTTCTTAGTTATCTTTAAGTCATGCTTTTGGGCACCTCTACCTAGTGGGAGATAGAAACAAACTATCCATGTGGGCTGGTTATTCCATAAGTGCAGGGCTTCTTGCatattcctctgaagcatctgatactggcacctgtcagagacaggacactgctAGAACCACCACTGGTCTGATTCAGCATGAAAATACCCATGGTCCAAACTAATTAAATGACATTATTTTCAATTTCCATGTCTGGAGTATTTTGTTGATACAAGTCAAAACAgtaagagctagggattattatattattatctggtgcttttcattagtagatctcaaagtgctttacaaagaaaagGCAAGtttcattatccctatttttgttattttctgtcttGCTCAGTAGTTCCAACTTTTATTTCACTCACCCCTTCCCGGCAGTAGGCTATGGATGTATTAATGCTAGTGACCGTTTGGCAAGCTGGCAGTTAGCTTTTTGCTTATTTTCTTTGGAGATGCATGGACATATGTCCATGTTTTGAGATTATTTTGGAAAAAGGTTAGATTTGTTTTGGATTTCTACTCACAACATGCTTGGGATTATCACAACTTCAAGGTAGGCAAGAGGCTTCAGATTCCAAGAGGGAGATAAAATGAGTAGACACAAAGACAGCATTTAAACAATTGTCTCAGTGACAATACATAACATTATGTACAATTTCTGCATAATACAGTCTTGAACAAAGGTGGATATTCACTAGCAAACCCAGCACAAGTTAGGCTGTGCGCTCTCAGGTTTCAACAAAAGATTCTTAACATCCCTCTCTGCCAGCAGATACACAGAACTACAAAAATGAATCTCGAGCAGGAGGAGCTCATTTACAGTTGCCAAAAAGGTTTAACCACATCCTCAACGAGAACATATTCTCCTTTGTTCCTTGCTCAGCCGTTTGTCTTAGACACTTGCCCCACAGCTGTCTATCCTTCCTTGTGAATCTTGGAGACTgttgccaagattttcagaagtgactagtgattttgggtgcccaaactgaGGCACCCTAAAAAGGCCCAATTATCAGAAAGTGTACATCATCcattctctgaaaatcaggcccctttaaggtgtcaggTGAAGAATCTTAAAATTGTGGCACcccaaacacttttgaaaatcttggctagtGTCTGATTGCTATTCATAATGAAGCAGAATAGCATGACATTAAGTGTTATCAATAGGCTTAATTTTTGGCTGGATTTCTAGCTCTTCATTATGCACAACTCCTTTGTGCCTGTGAGTTTCCCATCCAGCTCCAGAGCTTGCATGTGGCTTGAGAGGTGCACATGCAGCCATGTGTACAAGCAGTCAGggatttccacacacacaaacgtGATCCTACTTTGGAGGTGAAAAATATGATtccctgggggcagagccacaCGTCAGACACAGGGGCCtgtgaaatattttatatacagCTTGCTTTTTCTACTTGACTGTAGTAAAACCATAACATGCATATCATATTAGCCATCTCCCTTTTAGAGCATAATGAATTTTTTTAACACCGTCTGAACTTCACAGTGCAATGAGCCCTGAATATTACACCCttctgtaatttattttttattttaatggcttAGCTGTTATAACTATTATCTTCATAAGCAAAGATAATTAACaattatttattacaaaaatgGAGAATAAGGTTATAGTCATTCTTTATCTacaactttatttttttccatccagCCATTTGATAcgactaaagatttttttttaaatggcagttgtaaagaaataaaaatgcttGAAATGTACAACATAGCAAGAGTAGTAATGCAATTGATACACATCTTTAAATTAGAAAAATCAAAAGTCCCAACTATTAGTGAATCCAGAAGTAGTAAACTAAGGTGAAAAAATAACTTTAATACTGTGTATCTAGGAATTATCATGATCAgccagtgaaatagtttttctagTGAGGTACAGTAACTATCAGTTTTCAAAGAAAGTTCAGATCATTTTATAGCAGGAGAAACACTACTTCCTACTTAAAGATGCAGGTTCAATACACTGTAGGGCAAGAATAGACCTTAAATCATATGGTATATAAACATCATAGGATGGTATATAGTCTTCTTCTTAGCAGTATCTTAAAACTGGGTGATGAGAGAAGTATTCTTTTGATGCACAGCTCAAGGAGTGTAAGATAAACATTGTTATTAAAAGTTATCTAATGTGTTAACATTTGGTTATCTTCATGCAAGTTATCAATTCTGAGCTGTTAGAAATGCAACATAATACttacagaagtattgggagcataagctttcgtgggtaagaacctcacttcttgcatctgaagaagtgaggttcttacccacgaaagcttatgctcccaatacttctgttagtcttaaaggtgccacaggaccctctgttgctttttacagattcagactaacacggctacccctctgatacttaacataaTACTTGagatttttaaatgcacaaatTGGAAAACTGAAATACTATAGCAACTGACCCTATTCAATGCTTATATATAGTGTTTTTAGTTATTTTGCAAAATTTCTAAATCAGAGTAGTACTGGGGATCTTACAAAAATGTATTAGAAAATACTTTCAGCTGATGAGAGCACAGCCTTCCCCCCACATAGCCTCTTTCAAAGACTCAGACTGAATGGAGTTAAATGTCGGTCATGTCTACCCACACAAGCCCTGTTTTGCATAAACTTCAGTGTAAGACTGTTTCACAGCCATGGGCCCTCTACCAAGATACCTATGACACCTATTTCTGCAAGGTGTACCCTGATCTGTCATATACAGTATCATGGACACAGCCACCAAACTGGGCTGTTTGGAAACAACTGCTGAGGTAAGAGGCCCCAGATGATTTAGACTTCGTAGGTGAGCACCAGAGCTTTGAACTGGACACGCAACTAGCTAGGCAATACATGGTTAATACCATGTATAACATTACCGCTTTGTTACCTCCAAGATGTGAACCACACCACTGTGGTTAGATCCTCAAAGTAGTTTCCTAGGCACACACCAGTGGAAAAATAGGATTTTTGACCACTGTTGCAGTCGGACTCCTACAGTGGCATAGGATTCTACAGACTGTGCAAGCAGCTGTCAGGCTGATTGGACTGGGGCCTTCTAATGTCCACAATCCTATTTTACCTGTCAGAGCTCATCACTGAACCAGGTTCTGTGTAGTCAGTCATGCTGGATGGATAATGGGATGCTATGGCAGCATAACTTTAAATTTTTTGATTTTTGTGCTTCTTAAATCTTAACTATCATGTTGAATCTAGTGTCTTGTaatataaaaggaaataaaataggaTGAAATGAAAGTGGTAG
This genomic window from Emys orbicularis isolate rEmyOrb1 chromosome 3, rEmyOrb1.hap1, whole genome shotgun sequence contains:
- the ALKAL2 gene encoding ALK and LTK ligand 2 encodes the protein MSGLKSPVLLGLVLLMLSAGYCKERTDSIDLKDRQSLFNLIVEIIQELKRHHMEEDNGVQYFSNHDYTLDRREVADYGEYQDEQRAEIVPRDLRMKDKFLKHLTGPLYFSPKCSKHFHRLYHNTRDCTIPAYYKRCARLLTRLAVSPMCMEG